The Anopheles maculipalpis chromosome 3RL, idAnoMacuDA_375_x, whole genome shotgun sequence genomic sequence TCGACCGCGACCAACAGCTGCGTGTGTTTCTTCTGGCACAGCCCAGTCACCCGGTAGCTCAACACCTCACCCGTTTGCgatgaaataaattgcttCAGCAGATCGATATTGTTGTGATCCAGCACCAGATACTCGTCGCGACAAATCGGGCAAGGATTGCCAGTTGATATGCGTCCCTTGCGGATGCAAGTTTTACGCGTCAGTTTCGGTGGATACGGTCCTTTGTGATTGCGGCGGTACTGTTTCCACACCGGGTCGTTTTGGTACGTTTGCCGGTAAGCTTCACTAGCTAGATAGCGAATGCTTGTCTCGACGGGAATCACACGAGATCGATCCTTCGGATCATCCGTGGGTTGCTTGGATGCGGTTGAGTCACCAGCTTCCTCTTGCGGTTCCGATTCGTCGGCTACTGCTGTTTCTTCGGTGACTTCTTTTCCTGGCTGTGTAGAGCGCCGTTGCAAAGCGGTTGATGAGAAATATCTCGCTTGACCGGTGCCGGTGGCCAGTAAACTTTGGCGATAGATAGAAATAAGTTCAGCACTGAATAAGCGCAACACTGACATTGTGATAGCAATGACGGCTTTGTGTGACGTAATAGAGAGACtgtttaaagtattttttttttctgctgcagAAAAGAATTTTGCTGGAATAAGGAAAATACGTGGACCGATTGATGGAGTGTGAAAGAGCTTACACAAGGACTAGAGAAGCTGAATGATGCAAAAGAATTGCTCTTCCTTGCTTGAAAAATGAACTTACCGGCTCCAAATTCGATGGTGTTCGGTGCGCGATCGGAACAACAAAGTCTGTCATGTACGGTTTGGCGTGCATGTGTTGCGCTCTGAAGTGTGTGATCCATACAGACTGGGTTTGTGTACATATGAAATCGAGACAAAAGATACGGTTTTAGTTAATATTTCAACAGGAAATAATCTCAACTTCTCAAAGAACTAATTTTCTATTACAAATCGTAGTTTTTGTGCAATAAATGGTGGAAACACATGGTTAAAAACACGCTTTTTCCAATAATAAACGTACACAGCCAAATACCGTTTGACAGTTGTCAAACACTTCCCGATCAGCGCAGCTCTGTCAAACGCGCGtgagcaaaacaaatgcaatgtGCGAACCAAAGTAACCACTGAGGGTGAGGGCATCCCAGTCTGCAAAGCTGTgcacaaaatacaaaatttctAGCTACGAATTCGGTGCCCGCAATGCTTTCGGTGTCCCGCATTGCGGTCGGGAACGTGCGCTCCGTACAGCCGACGTTTGTACGCGCCCGTAAGCATGTTCTCGCTGGAGGTAAGTCAACAATACCGGGCAGAAAAGGCTGATGTAACAACACAGAACCCGGGAGGAGTGCGCGTGAATAATtgatttatcgatttttttattcctcgGACAGGCTTCTCCCAAACGTGTGGCAACCGACGATGGATTTCCATCAAGGTAAATCATGTGCTACTTGCGAAAGAATCGACATCCGGTCGACGTAGAAGACAAACTTCGGCGGAATCGAATGATTCGTGCGGTTgtgatgatgaagaagaaaggaaaggtCTAAATTCTGGTGCGATCGTTACGCCATGTGACGAAAGTCGCCGCTTACCCATGCTGGGAGAGTTGATACAGTTTCCGAACGATCCCAATCCGTATCCGGCCCCACCAAGGCGGCACGTGCCaataaatcgattttttcAGGTTTCATGTTTATATTATTTCCACACACGTGGAGAGAGG encodes the following:
- the LOC126565357 gene encoding 28S ribosomal protein S18b, mitochondrial, which codes for MSVLRLFSAELISIYRQSLLATGTGQARYFSSTALQRRSTQPGKEVTEETAVADESEPQEEAGDSTASKQPTDDPKDRSRVIPVETSIRYLASEAYRQTYQNDPVWKQYRRNHKGPYPPKLTRKTCIRKGRISTGNPCPICRDEYLVLDHNNIDLLKQFISSQTGEVLSYRVTGLCQKKHTQLLVAVERAMDRGMLTFDVPFREYDYSEYYPTKENNSSK